Proteins from one Impatiens glandulifera chromosome 2, dImpGla2.1, whole genome shotgun sequence genomic window:
- the LOC124924997 gene encoding LRR repeats and ubiquitin-like domain-containing protein At2g30105, translating into MEVANAAGADGDVNTAGTLIIVNIKFSGRSISLDISLDSFVRDLKFHLQPLTNVLPQNQKLIFQGKLLVDDMTLRSSEVINGAKIMLIRSQGLHQGVPPVKRDALASSKLKAVMENQNSENEIRFLKDFEHWKASGVIALSDCLLEVCRPDALFWEDIPDIVYAGRTFATVLDLSYNFLQEVPFAINYFQSLQKLLLNRNELGDDSISWAGLASLKSLTNLCLSHNNFCSLTTLPSTLGFLTSLKQLDVANNKLTCLPSEIGQLPQLEMLMANHNSLSTIPTCIGNCISLVEVNLSTNLLTELPDAFANLHNLKVLTLSNNVDLKYLPKTLFKMCKQLLTLNVYDTEITIDLLRQLEGWDRFELRKRNNRIFELGESAEFALEDDEK; encoded by the exons ATGGAGGTAGCCAACGCCGCCGGCGCCGATGGAGACGTTAACACCGCCGGTACTCTGATCATCGTGAATATAAAGTTCAGCGGACGATCAATATCATTGGATATCTCTCTCGATTCATTCGTTAGAGACCTCAAGTTTCATCTTCAGCCTCTCACCAATGTTCTTCCGCAAAACCAGAAGCTCATCTTCCAAG GCAAGCTTCTTGTGGATGACATGACACTTAGGAGTTCTGAAGTGATTAATGGGGCTAAAATCATGCTTATTCGTTCGCAAGGTCTACACCAAGGG GTTCCTCCCGTTAAAAGGGACGCTTTGGCATCCTCTAAGTTGAAGGCAGTAATGGAAAATCAGAACAGTGAAAATGAGATTCGTTTCCTAAAGGATTTTGAGCATTGGAAAGCATCTGGAGTCATTGCATTATCAGACTGCCTTTTGGAAGTATGTAGACCTGATGCATT GTTCTGGGag GACATTCCTGATATAGTTTATGCTGGTCGAACTTTCGCAACAGTACTAGATCTAAGCTACAACTTTCTACAAGAGGTGCCGTTTGCAATTAACTATTTCCAATCCCTGCAG AAATTGCTTTTGAATAGAAATGAATTAGGAGATGACTCAATTAGCTGGGCAGGACTAGCATCTTTGAAATCTCTTACAAATTTGTGCCTAAGCCACAACAA CTTTTGCAGTTTGACAACTTTGCCTTCAACATTGGGATTTTTGACTTCCCTGAAGCAACTTGATGTTGCAAATAACAAGCTAACATGTCTCCCAAGTGAAATTGGACAGTTACCTCAGCTTGAAATGTTGATGGCAAACCACAATAG TCTATCCACTATTCCGACATGCATTGGCAACTGTATCTCACTCGTCGAG GTGAATCTTTCGACAAATCTTTTGACAGAGTTGCCGGATGCTTTTGCCAATTTACATAATTTGAAG GTTCTTACTCTTAGCAACAACGTCGACCTTAAGTACCTCCCAAAAACCCTGTTTAAAATGTGCAAACAGCTCTTAACCTTGAACGTATATGACACAGAAATTACCATTGACCTTTTAAGACAG TTGGAAGGATGGGATCGATTTGAGTTGAGGAAGAGAAATAACAGGATTTTTGAATTGGGGGAATCTGCTGAATTTGCGTTGGAGGACGACGAGAAATAA
- the LOC124927628 gene encoding serine/threonine-protein kinase STY8 has translation MAAALECWSGRASTDEDMVEQVLMRTHDRSDNSSSSSSTSTLPVGLKDSSSSSSAMQKRFQKFSRNVSEAIASFKNSLNIDSVRDSMNQQLAPPRIDGCRKVVWSSVVRSLTQLYPGSQLPEKLVSNIRKHYDSMPLSYLQADFDLKEVFMHIKLIEQASEEEQPVIMIQEVSDDDDDEVQGSLFKLTFACNSSISWSSMSNALDSASISCKKIQLFEKKGFTLGVVLLSVQEGQDLSFKSGIENVVKSAFKKPKSTTMKLSFGLCGCQEETGRGKEEPTDFVEDSESLNSKIQLQIPLPSLCFSVSVDEWQTIQSGGEEIEKWYLNADYLEFVDQISPGTFKGVYKGKKVGIEKLRGCEKGNSYRFEIRKDLLELMTCGHKNMLQFHGVCIDEIHGLCVVTKFMEGSSMQSLILKNKKLQTKEIIKMASDVAEGAKFINDHGVAYKDLNTQRILLDRHGNACLGDMGVVMACNKGVGDAMEYETDGYRWLAPEIIAGDPESVSETWMSNVYSYGMVIWEMVSGEVAYSSYSPVQAAVGIAACGLRPEIPKDCPQMLSSVMIKCWNICPSKRPRFSEILSMLQRPNNNNTSR, from the exons ATGGCTGCTGCTCTAGAGTGCTGGTCTGGCCGCGCCAGTACGGACGAGGACATGGTGGAGCAAGTTCTGATGCGTACGCACGACAGATCGGataattcatcttcttcttcctccaccTCTACTCTCCCCGTTGGCTTAAAGGACTCCTCCTCGTCGTCGTCGGCGATGCAGAAGCGGTTCCAGAAGTTCAGCCGCAATGTCTCCGAGGCTATTGCCTCATTTAAGAACTCACTTAACATAGACTCGGTTCGCGACTCGATGAATCAGCAGCTTGCACCGCCTCGGATCGATGGCTGCCGTAAGGTGGTTTGGAGCAGCGTCGTTAGAAGTTTGACGCAGCTTTACCCTGGTAGCCAGCTCCCCGAGAAGCTTGTCTCCAACATCCGCAAACACTACGATTCAATGCCACTCAG TTATTTGCAGGCAGATTTTGATTTGAAAGAGGTATTTATgcatattaaattaatagagCAGGCGTCTGAGGAAGAACAACCTGTTATTATGATTCAAGAGGTGtcggatgatgatgatgatgaagttcAAGGCTCCCTGTTTAAGCTCACATTTGCCTGCAACTCCTCAATTTCATGGTCATCCATGTCAAACGCACTTGACAGTGCTTCTATTTCCTGCAAGAAGATACAACTCTTTGAAAAAAAAGGATTTACTCTAGGTGTTGTCTTGCTTAGTGTTCAAGAAGGGCAAGATCTGTCGTTCAAATCTGGAATCGAGAATGTTGTAAAGTCAGCTTTTAAGAAACCTAAATCGACTACGATGAAGTTATCATTTGGATTATGTGGCTGCCAAGAAGAGACCGGAAGAGGGAAGGAAGAACCGACGGATTTCGTGGAGGATTCAGAGAGCTTAAATTCAAAGATTCAACTTCAGATACCTTTACCTTCGTTATGTTTCTCAGTTTCAGTTGACGAATGGCAAACTATTCAATCAGGTGGTGAGGAGATAGAGAAATGGTACTTGAATGCTGATTATCTTGAGTTTGTTGATCAGATTAGTCCGGGTACATTCAAGGGAGTATATAAAGGGAAGAAAGTTGGGATAGAGAAACTAAGAGGTTGTGAAAAGGGAAATTCTTATCGGTTTGAGATCAGGAAAGACCTGCTAGAGTTAATGACTTGTGGGCATAAAAATATGTTACAGTTTCATGGTGTCTGTATTGACGAGATTCATGGGTTATGTGTAGTGACCAAATTCATGGAGGGTAGTTCAATGCAGAGTTTAATCCTAAAGAACAAGAAGCTTCAGACTAAGGAGATTATAAAGATGGCTTCTGATGTTGCAGAAGGGGCCAAGTTCATCAATGATCACGGTGTTGCATATAAAGATCTTAATACACAGAGGATATTGTTGGATCGCCATGGAAACGCTTGCTTGGGAGATATGGGAGTAGTTATGGCTTGTAACAAGGGTGTTGGCGACGCCATGGAATATGAAACAGATGGATACAGGTGGCTAGCTCCAGAG ATCATTGCTGGGGACCCAGAAAGTGTTAGTGAAACATGGATGAGTAATGTGTATAGTTATGGGATGGTTATTTGGGAGATGGTGAGTGGTGAGGTGGCATACTCATCGTATTCACCTGTTCAGGCAGCCGTGGGTATAGCTGCTTGTGGACTTAGACCGGAGATCCCAAAGGATTGTCCACAAATGCTTAGTTCAGTGATGATTAAATGCTGGAACATTTGCCCTTCCAAACGTCCACGTTTCTCAGAGATTTTGTCCATGTTGCAGCGacccaacaacaacaacaccaGTAGGTAA
- the LOC124925463 gene encoding glucan endo-1,3-beta-glucosidase 9 codes for MEFFQSNVFFFFLHSLLLLFSVLISFSPPAIDAVGVNWGTAASHQLPPAKVVELLKSNKINKVKLFDADPLILSSLSGSNIYVALGIPNSMLRIFNSSKTAAETWVHDNVTRFISSKTGINDVRIEYIVVGDEPFLLSYGEKFYPFVLGAATNIQTALMKANLANKVKVVVPFSSDTFLSDSGLPTKGHFRPDINTTITDLLVFLDKLHSPIFVTIQPFSSYRQNKNISLDFALFKQTANSHKTYQNSLDMSYDTLVAALSAVGFPRMDVVIGQIGWPTDGTVNATSSTAEVFMNGLMDHIRSKSGTPLRPNNPPIETYLYSLLDEDQRSIDTGSFERHWGIFTFDGQAKYPLNLLIGGQGTKSLVNAQNVDYLSNRWCVVNNNINGDLSNASNRALEACSVADCSALSPGGSCFNLSWSSNISYAFNNYYQMRNQSSESCNFGGLGLITTVDPSVGNCRFEVGLKGSSGSRPLLNSVFQYFIFFGYIFFFVLHGVV; via the exons ATGGAGTTTTTTCAGTCcaatgtcttcttcttcttcttacaTTCACTGCTGCTATTATTCTCAGTTCTCATCTCATTCTCGCCGCCGGCCATTGATGCCGTCGGCGTTAATTGGGGCACCGCCGCCTCCCACCAGTTGCCACCGGCCAAAGTGGTTGAGTTGTTAAAATCGAACAAAATCAACAAGGTCAAGCTTTTCGATGCCGATCCTCTCATTCTTAGTTCTCTTTCTGGATCAAACATTTATGTTGCACTTGGCATCCCAAATTCCATGCTTAGAATCTTCAACTCCTCTAAGACCGCAGCTGAAACCTGGGTTCACGATAATGTCACCCGTTTCATCTCCAGCAAGACCGGTATTAACGATGTCCGAATCGA ATACATAGTGGTTGGGGATGAGCCGTTTCTCTTGAGCTATGGTGAGAAATTTTACCCATTTGTGCTCGGTGCAGCCACCAACATTCAGACAGCACTTATGAAGGCAAACCTAGCAAACAAAGTCAAGGTGGTTGTTCCTTTTAGTTCAGACACCTTCCTATCAGACTCGGGCTTGCCCACAAAAGGACACTTTCGACCCGATATCAACACAACCATAACAGACCTTCTCGTATTTCTCGACAAGCTGCACTCTCCTATTTTCGTGACAATTCAACCCTTTTCCAGCTACCgtcaaaacaaaaacatttctCTGGACTTTGCTCTGTTCAAACAGACAGCCAACAGCCACAAAACTTACCAAAACAGCTTAGACATGAGCTACGACACTCTCGTGGCTGCATTATCAGCTGTTGGATTTCCTCGTATGGATGTTGTTATCGGACAGATTGGCTGGCCGACAGACGGGACAGTTAATGCCACCTCATCAACTGCTGAGGTATTCATGAACGGTCTGATGGATCACATTCGTAGCAAATCAGGAACTCCTCTCAGGCCTAATAACCCGCCAATTGAGACTTACTTATATAGCCTTCTCGACGAGGATCAGAGAAGTATAGACACTGGAAGCTTTGAGAGACATTGGGGAATCTTCACTTTCGACGGCCAAGCGAAATACcctttgaatttattaataggAGGGCAGGGAACGAAAAGCCTGGTGAATGCACAAAATGTGGATTACCTTTCGAATAGATGGTGCgtggtaaataataatattaacggAGACTTGTCGAATGCTAGTAATAGAGCTTTAGAGGCTTGCTCTGTCGCTGACTGCAGTGCTTTGTCGCCTGGCGGTTCTTGTTTTAACCTTAGTTGGTCTAGTAATATATCATACGCGTTCAACAATTACTATCAGATGCGGAATCAAAGTTCAGAAAGCTGCAATTTTGGCGGTTTGGGGTTGATTACAACGGTTGATCCGTCTGTAGGGAATTGCAGGTTTGAGGTTGGCCTCAAGGGTTCTTCTGGATCAAGGCCACTTCTAAATTCTGTTTTTCagtactttatattttttggctatattttcttctttgttCTCCATGGTGTAGTATAG
- the LOC124926091 gene encoding transcription initiation factor TFIID subunit 15b, which produces MSGSYGYGGDGHGDGGGGGGGGYGGGVDGGGYGGRRGGGSYGSRGGGSGGYGGRGGGGSYGGGGGGGGYQGGDRGGRGGGNRDSGRGSGREGDWRCSDPGCGNMNFARRMECNKCGGPAPAGSGDRGSDSGGNYNKNGGGGYDGNRGGRGGGYESGRGGGRGGSYGSGRGRDEGGYGQAPAQAPPSYGGPSGNYPPPPHSYGGNREYATDAVPPPTSYTGGPTSYPPSYGGDAGRGGRGGPSGGYSGGQRNTGGDYGGGAPVEAAAAKVKQCDDKCDDSCDNSRIYISNLPPDVTTEELQELFGGIGQVGRIKQKRGYKDQWPWNIKLYTDDQGKNKGDAVLSYEDPSAAHSAGGFYNDYDLRGNKIGVAMAEKTAPKAAPAYGSGGGGRGGYGGGGDRRHRDGGGPDRNYHGGNRSRPY; this is translated from the exons ATGTCTGGCTCTTACGGCTACGGAGGTGATGGACATGGTGATGGAGGCGGCGGCGGTGGTGGAGGTTACGGCGGAGGTGTTGATGGTGGAGGATATGGCGGTCGAAGGGGTGGCGGAAGCTATGGAAGCAGAGGAGGTGGTTCTGGAGGATACGGTGGAAGAGGGGGCGGTGGAAGCTATG GtggcggtggtggtggtggtggataTCAAGGAGGAGATCGTGGTGGACGAGGTGGAGGTAACAGAGACAGTGGGCGCGGAAGTGGGAGAGAAGGAGACTGGCGTTGCTCAGATCCTGG CTGTGGAAATATGAACTTTGCAAGGAGAATGGAGTGTAATAAATGTGGTGGACCTGCTCCAGCCGGGTCTGGTGACCGTGGAAGTGACAGTGGTGGAAATTATAACAAGAACGGTGGTGGAGGTTATGATGGTAACCGTGGTGGAAGAGGTGGTGGTTATGAAAGTGGAAGAGGGGGAGGTAGAGGTGGTTCTTATGGTTCTGGTCGTGGAAGAGATGAAGGCGGATATGGTCAAGCCCCTGCACAGGCACCTCCGTCTTATGGGGGACCAAGTGGCAATTATCCCCCACCACCTCACTCTTATGGTGGGAACCGTGAATATGCTACAGATGCAGTTCCCCCTCCAACGAGCTATACTGGTGGGCCCACTTCTTATCCTCCATCTTATGGTGGTGATGCTGGTAGAGGTGGACGTGGGGGTCCATCTGGTGGTTACAGTGGCGGTCAACGAAACACTGGAGGTGATTATGGTGGTGGTGCACCTGTGGAAGCTGCTGCTGCCAAGGTGAAGCAGTGTGATGACAAATGTGATGATTCTTGTGATAACTCAAGaatatacatttcaaacctGCCTCCAGATGTCACTACTGAGGAACTGCAAGAACTTTTTGGAGGCATTGGACAA GTTGGAAGAATCAAGCAAAAGCGTGGCTATAAGGACCAATGGCCTTGGaacattaaattatatacaGATGATCAGGGAAAAAACAAGGGGGATGCTGTATTGTCTTATGAAGACCCTTCTGCAGCGCATTCTGCTGGAGGTTTTTACAATG ATTATGATTTGAGAGGCAATAAAATAGGAGTAGCTATGGCTGAGAAGACTGCTCCAAAGGCTGCTCCTGCTTATGGCTCTGG GGGCGGTGGAAGGGGAGGCTACGGAGGCGGTGGTGATAGACGTCATCGAGATGGTGGTGGTCCAGATAGAAATTATCACGGTGGAAACCGTTCTCGCCCATATTAA
- the LOC124925399 gene encoding mitoferrin-like, whose protein sequence is MATDFKKSDLLPVPQPPEFHPEIVVTPAHDGLHFWQFMVAGSIAGSIEHMAMFPVDTIKTRMQVLGSCPMKSVSVRQAFGSILRIEGISGFYRGIGAMGLGAGPAHAVYFSAYEICKQSFSVGNPNNAVAHAAAGVCATVASDAVLTPMDMVKQRLQLSNSPYKGVMDCVKRAMKEEGFRAFYASYRTTVLMNAPFTAVHFSTYEAAKKGLNEISPENASDEKLIVHATAGAVAGALAAAVTTPLDVVKTQLQCQGVCGCDRFISGSISDVIRTIVKKDGYRGLIRGWMPRMLFHAPAAAICWSTYEAGKTFFQELNDD, encoded by the exons ATGGCAACCGACTTCAAAAAATCTGATCTTCTTCCAGTTCCACAGCCGCCCGAATTTCACCCGGAGATTGTCGTCACGCCGGCACACGATGGGCTTCACTTCTGGCAATTCATGGTCGCCGGTTCAATTGCCGGATCCATCGAACACATGGCGATGTTCCCCGTCGATACAATCAAAACCCGTATGCAAGTTCTAGGTTCATGTCCTATGAAATCGGTCAGCGTTCGTCAGGCCTTTGGATCAATACTCCGAATCGAAGGCATATCCGGCTTTTACCGAGGAATCGGCGCGATGGGTCTAGGCGCGGGGCCAGCACACGCCGTGTATTTTTCGGCTTACGAGATTTGCAAGCAATCGTTTTCCGTCGGCAATCCCAACAACGCCGTAGCCCACGCGGCAGCTGGAGTATGCGCGACTGTTGCCAGCGACGCAGTGTTAACGCCGATGGATATGGTTAAGCAGAGGCTACAGTTGAGTAATAGTCCATACAAAGGAGTGATGGATTGTGTGAAGAGGGCTATGAAAGAAGAAGGATTTCGAGCTTTCTACGCTTCATATAGAACAACTGTTTTAATGAACGCACCATTCACCGCGGTTCACTTTTCAACATACGAGGCGGCTAAGAAAGGATTGAACGAGATCTCACCTGAGAATGCCAGCGATGAGAAATTAATCGTTCATGCTACTGCTGGTGCAGTGGCTGGAGCTTTGGCTGCCGCTGTAACAACTCCACTGGATGTGGTCAAAACTCAATTACAATGTCAG GGCGTTTGTGGATGTGATAGATTTATTAGTGGTTCTATAAGTGATGTAATTCGAACTATAGTGAAAAAAGATGGATACAGAGGCTTGATAAGAGGATGGATGCCGCGGATGCTCTTTCATGCACCTGCTGCTGCAATCTGCTGGTCAACTTATGAAGCCGGAAAGACATTCTTTCAAGAACTCAACGATGAttga
- the LOC124925400 gene encoding probable protein phosphatase 2C 1 — protein MVMAAMRCSFSIIRSSSKRDPFPKKRNNISISRCCATTSESIPARLDLSLQIKTHLIPHPKKVDRGGEDAFFISSYNGGTIAIADGVSGWAEKNVDPSLFSRELMANASRFIEDEEVNYNPQILLKKAHAATSSIGSATVIVAMLESEGILKIANVGDCGLRIIRKGQIIFSTSPVEHYFDCPYQLSSEAVGQTFLDATVCSVQLKEGDIIVMGSDGVFDNVFDTEIAAIVTTGGDIAKALAELAHKHSLDLRYDSPYSIEARSRGFDVPWWKKLLGQKLTGGKLDDITVIVGQVVKNYT, from the exons ATGGTTATGGCGGCAATGAGATGTTCATTCTCCATTATCAGAAGTTCATCCAAAAGGGACCCATTTCCCaagaagagaaataatatttctatttctCGTTGTTGCGCTACTACTTCAGAATCAATCCCTGCTCG GTTAGATTTGTCACTCCAAATCAAAACACACCTCATCCCACATCCTAAAAAG GTTGATCGAGGTGGGGAAGATGCATTCTTTATCAGCAGTTACAATGGTGGAACTATTGCCATTGCTGATGGCGTTTCTGG GTGGGCTGAGAAAAACGTAGATCCTTCATTATTTTCTCGGGAGCTAATGGCTAATGCTTCACGTTTTATTGAGGATGAGGAGGTTAATTATAATCCTCAAATTCTTCTGAAGAAAGCGCATGCTGCAACGTCTTCTATAGGTTCAGCAACCGT aATCGTTGCTATGCTTGAGAGTGAAGGAATCTTAAAGATTGCCAATGTTGGAGATTGTGGATTGCGAATCATTCGAAAAG GTCAGATAATCTTTTCCACATCTCCTGTTGAACATTATTTCGACTGCCCTTATCAGCTAAGCTCTGAAGCTGTAGGTCAAACTTTCCTCGATGCCACG GTCTGTAGTGTGCAGCTAAAAGAGGGGGACATCATTGTTATGGGCTCTGATGGAGTTTTCGATAATGTTTTCGACACTGAAATTGCTGCAATAGTAACCACAGGCGGCGATATTGCCAAAGCATTAGCTGAACTTGCTCACAAACATTCTCTCGATCTCAGATATGACTCTCCATACTCAATCGAGGCCAGGTCAAGG GGTTTCGACGTCCCTTGGTGGAAGAAACTTCTAGGACAGAAGTTAACAG GTGGAAAGCTTGATGACATTACAGTGATTGTTGGCCAAGTGGTAAAGAATTATACATGA
- the LOC124925401 gene encoding uncharacterized protein LOC124925401: protein MNAAVSSDFPDVQIVSENPDGSDSDSNADDSSEYYQPISAIDDEYLSDQEDSVRDANESSDLPNGCVNGIENGVNEEDEGSEDEEEIRNREVADSEIRRAFREDESRRNAPLTDQNASRVMAAMQGVSLGGLTPDWANRIPEDQWMDRLRRLRA from the exons ATGAACGCCGCCGTATCGTCCGATTTTCCTGATGTCCAGATCGTCTCAG AGAATCCAGACGGGAGCGATTCGGATTCGAATGCAGACGATTCGTCTGAATATTACCAGCCAATTTCTGCGATCGATGATGAGTATCTCTCCGATCAAGAGGATTCAGTCCGCGACGCGAACGAATCGTCTGATTTGCCGAACGGTTGTGTAAACGGAATAGAAAATGGAGTGAATGAGGAGGATGAAGGAAGTGAAGACGAAGAGGAGATTAGAAACCGAGAGGTGGCTGATTCTGAAATTCGTAGAGCGTTCAGAGAGGACGAAAGCCGCCGGAACGCGCCGTTGACGGACCAAAACGCGTCTAGGGTCATGGCTGCGATGCAGGGAGTTTCATTGGGAGGTTTGACTCCGGATTGGGCGAACCGAATCCCCGAAGATCAATGGATGGACCGGCTTAGAAGACTTAGGGCTTGA
- the LOC124924999 gene encoding GDSL esterase/lipase At1g06990-like: protein MGKTLIMFPLIFVVSLLMMINGTLALPSFKSILIFGDSFLDTGNNNYIPTIARANFPPYGQDFPNHVATGRFSNGLLMSDMLASALGIKDLVPPFLNPNLPDAELTKGVCFASAASGYDNLTMALAGAIPVSKQLEYFEKYLEKLKVVVGEDEANGIVNGSLTVIFSGSNDMILSPRRLQLGPEAFGDFILDRVQDFIKAAYAKGIRNILVAGIPMDTMGYNQKLVNLLSRLQASLPGTKLVYADLQYAFSSSYLTAHANGITELQVPCCPLCIPAGGIACPNPDNFFRWDVIHPTQAAYKIIIKYLIDNSIPKFA, encoded by the exons ATGGGTAAAACATTGATTATGTTTCCGTTGATTTTTGTTGTTAGTTTGTTGATGATGATAAATGGTACGTTAGCTTTGCCCAGTTTCAAGTCCATTCTCATATTCGGTGACTCATTTCTTGACACGGGCAACAACAACTATATCCCCACCATTGCCCGTGCCAATTTCCCTCCATACGGTCAGGACTTCCCGAACCACGTTGCCACCGGTAGGTTCTCCAATGGGCTGCTCATGTCTGACATGTTGGCGTCAGCCCTAGGGATAAAGGATCTTGTCCCCCCTTTCCTGAACCCAAATCTGCCGGATGCTGAGCTGACCAAAGGCGTTTGCTTTGCTTCCGCCGCATCGGGATACGACAACTTAACGATGGCGTTGGCCGGCGCGATTCCGGTGTCGAAGCAGCTTGAGTACTTTGAGAAATACTTGGAGAAGCTGAAGGTGGTGGTTGGTGAAGATGAAGCAAACGGGATTGTGAATGGCTCTTTGACGGTGATTTTTTCTGGTAGCAATGACATGATCCTTAGTCCTCGCCGCCTGCAGCTTGGACCTGAAGCTTTCGGAGATTTCATCTTGGACAGGGTCCAAGATTTCATTAAG gcagCATATGCGAAAGGGATCAGGAACATTTTAGTGGCCGGAATTCCAATGGACACAATGGGCTATAACCAGAAACTGGTGAACTTGCTGAGCAGATTGCAGGCATCTCTTCCAGGGACTAAACTTGTTTATGCAGATCTTCAATATGCCTTCTCTTCCTCGTATCTCACTGCCCATGCAAAtg GTATAACAGAGCTACAAGTTCCATGCTGCCCTTTATGCATTCCAGCAGGAGGAATAGCATGCCCAAACCCAGATAATTTCTTCAGATGGGATGTTATTCATCCCACTCAGGCTGCCTACAAGATTATTATAAAATACCTTATTGATAATTCCATTCCTAAGTTTGCTTAA
- the LOC124925000 gene encoding spermidine sinapoyl-CoA acyltransferase-like yields the protein MASTTHEPTSCCVVKKEPLLVKPSEPISTSFCVMRKDPLLVKPSAPIPRHDLFLSTIDNYTALENFTHTLYVYRPIAVAPPNSNCPDPVSVLKQSLARTVVFYYPLAGKIMRYDPDRSLRITFNSDEEDIGVPFLEAAVLDCDLSSLNYMDGEITSVAKEFIFYNQPPINKDDQEPYHPLRLQVTVFPCGGFIIGMSILHSIVDVFGAAQFFKALAELAGGKVEPSVIPVWERERLIVNIMPDEEKAVCNNNNNNSQPNNLPESQHLSSELINECVDISSDGIKRLKLKLATELGDNVTTFEALSSYIWRSRFKALEFNPDDKTVFVMMVGLRDRLDHPKLPKGYYGNSFILSSPIFVIGRDLVEGPLSKMVKLIKETKNICSQPEFIRRSLSSSERTRSENIGTILKSRGGVMFATDWRSAGIREEENFGWGGCVNIVPVPYNMIGNNNLCVLLPPLRLDNSNKDGVKVFIGLPKVAMDKFKQEIHALHQ from the coding sequence ATGGCCAGTACTACGCATGAACCAACTTCTTGTTGCGTGGTGAAAAAGGAACCTCTTTTGGTGAAACCCTCTGAACCCATTTCAACTTCTTTCTGCGTGATGAGAAAGGACCCTCTTTTGGTGAAACCCTCTGCACCCATACCTCGTCACGACCTTTTTCTCTCAACTATTGACAATTATACCGCCCTCGAGAATTTCACGCACACCCTCTATGTTTATCGTCCGATCGCTGTGGCCCCTCCCAATAGTAATTGCCCCGATCCTGTTTCTGTTCTGAAACAGAGTCTGGCTAGAACTGTCGTGTTTTACTACCCTCTCGCCGGAAAAATCATGAGGTACGACCCTGACCGAAGCCTTCGCATAACGTTCAACTCGGATGAAGAAGATATTGGAGTCCCGTTCCTTGAGGCAGCCGTACTGGATTGCGATCTGAGCTCTCTTAATTATATGGATGGAGAGATTACGTCGGTAGCCAAAGAGTTCATATTTTATAACCAGCCGCCCATAAATAAGGATGATCAAGAACCATACCACCCTCTCCGTCTCCAAGTAACTGTGTTCCCCTGCGGCGGTTTCATCATCGGGATGAGCATATTGCACTCTATTGTTGACGTGTTTGGAGCTGCTCAGTTTTTTAAAGCGTTGGCCGAACTGGCCGGCGGGAAGGTTGAACCGTCGGTGATTCCTGTTTGGGAAAGGGAAAGGCTGATAGTAAATATTATGCCAGATGAGGAGAAGGCGGtgtgtaataataataataataattctcagcCAAACAATTTGCCAGAATCCCAGCATCTTTCCTCTGAGTTGATAAATGAATGCGTCGATATATCTAGCGACGGAATAAAGAGGCTAAAGCTTAAATTAGCGACGGAATTGGGAGACAACGTCACCACATTCGAGGCACTGAGTTCTTACATTTGGAGATCGAGATTCAAAGCGTTGGAGTTTAACCCAGATGACAAAACGGTATTTGTCATGATGGTGGGGTTGAGAGATCGCTTAGATCATCCAAAACTACCAAAGGGATATTATGGTAACTCTTTCATATTATCATCGCCAATATTTGTTATAGGGAGAGACCTAGTTGAGGGGCCTCTCTCGAAAATGGTTAAGTTGATTAAAGAGACCAAGAACATCTGTTCTCAGCCCGAGTTCATTCGACGTTCATTGAGTTCATCGGAGAGGACTCGATCGGAGAATATAGGGACAATATTGAAAAGTAGAGGAGGAGTAATGTTTGCAACAGATTGGCGAAGTGCTGGTATTCGGGAGGAAGAGAATTTTGGATGGGGAGGTTGTGTGAATATCGTGCCAGTTCCATATAATATGATTGGAAACAATAATTTGTGTGTTTTGTTGCCTCCACTTAGGTTGGATAATTCCAATAAAGATGGAGTTAAGGTTTTCATTGGACTTCCCAAGGTTGCCATGGACAAGTTTAAGCAAGAAATACATGCTCTTCACCAATGA